TGGACCGGCTCGGCGACGCCGGGCAGAAGGTGTCCTGGACCCAGCTCGCCGGACCGGAGCTGCGCGAGCACTTCCCGCAGGTCACCGACCGGATCGGGGCAGGCATCCGGATCGACGGCCAGCGGTACGTCGACCCCGGCCGGTTCGTCGAATCGCTCGCCCGCGCCGTGGTCGGCCGCGGCGGCACGATCCGGCACCGGTTCGAGGTCGCCGCGATCCGCCGGCACGAGTACGCCTACACCGTGCTGTCGGCGAACGGCCAGACCGTCAACGCCAACGCCGTCGTGCTCGCCACCGGCGCGTGGCTGGGCGAGCTGGCGCGCAAGTGGGGCGTGCGCGTTCCGGTGCGCGCCGGACGCGGGTACTCGTTCACCGTGCCGACCGACGAGCCGGTGCCGAGCCCGATGTACCTGCCCGACATCCGGGTCGCGTGCACGCCGTACCAAGGCGGGCTGCGGGTGGCCGGGACGATGGAGTTCCGCAAGCCGGACGACCCGCTGTACCCGGCGCGCGTCGACGCGATCATCGCCTCGGCCCGGCCGCTGCTCAGGGGCCTGCGCTGGGACCAGCGCACCGACGTCTGGGTCGGCTCGCGCCCGGTCAGCGCCGACGGGCGGCCGGTGATCGGCCGGACCGGCGCGCCGGGGATGTACGTCGCGGGCGGGCACGGCATGTGGGGCCTGTCCCACGGCGCGGTCACCGGGAAGCTGCTCGCCGAGCAGATCGTCACCGGCAGGCAGCCGGAAGCGCTGCGGCCGTTCGACCCGCTGCGGTGACCCGCGGATGTCCGCCGATCCCGCCGGTCCGCCGCCGCTGACCGGGGACGAGCACGCCGAACTGCTCTTCCTCCGCGCGGAGAATGCCTTGCTGCGCACCGAAAGAGACATCCTGGTGAAAGCCGCGGGCTGGTTCGCCGCCGACGCCGGCGTGCTCGACCGCCGCACCGAGCCCGAGCCCCGCTGACCGCCGCGGGACTCCTCGAAAGTCCGCGGGGGCTGGGCGCCTCCTGCTTGCCCGGCCCCCGCGGACGCCCTCCGAAAGGCACCTCTCATGTCGACGACCTCCTCGCGTCCCTGGCTGACCGCCGACGCGCACGCCCGCCTCGCCGCGGAACTCGCCGCCCTGCACCGCGAACCCGACCTCGACGGGGACGACCAGTTCGAGCGAAGGCAGCACCGGCAGGCGCGGATCCGCCAGCTCCAGGACCTGCTGCAGAACGCGGTCGTCGGCGAAGACCCGCCCGACGACGGGATCGCCGAACCCGGGATGGTCCTGACCGTCCGCTACGACGACGGCGGAGTCG
The nucleotide sequence above comes from Amycolatopsis sp. AA4. Encoded proteins:
- a CDS encoding FAD-binding oxidoreductase, translated to MGDLDRKDGGPRSAIVVGAGIVGLSTAWFLQERGVRVTVVDREGIAAGSSWGNAGWLSPGLSIPLNEPAVLRYGLRTLLDRQAPLHVPATPDPRLWQFLARFAANCTHRSWNRAVRANLPFNEECLEAFDVLTANGVDAPTIDAPITALFETSAKAQTLVKELDRLGDAGQKVSWTQLAGPELREHFPQVTDRIGAGIRIDGQRYVDPGRFVESLARAVVGRGGTIRHRFEVAAIRRHEYAYTVLSANGQTVNANAVVLATGAWLGELARKWGVRVPVRAGRGYSFTVPTDEPVPSPMYLPDIRVACTPYQGGLRVAGTMEFRKPDDPLYPARVDAIIASARPLLRGLRWDQRTDVWVGSRPVSADGRPVIGRTGAPGMYVAGGHGMWGLSHGAVTGKLLAEQIVTGRQPEALRPFDPLR
- a CDS encoding GreA/GreB family elongation factor — its product is MSTTSSRPWLTADAHARLAAELAALHREPDLDGDDQFERRQHRQARIRQLQDLLQNAVVGEDPPDDGIAEPGMVLTVRYDDGGVETFLLAARDEVGGGLEVYSPDSPLGRALHGAKPGEQREYEVPSGALVRVTLVEAYPYGRYRNEG